ATCCATCCACCGTTGATTAACTCTCTTTTTGTTTAACTTATTTATATAGACTTATTATTTAgagtaatttaatatatttatatttcgtTTTACATATGATtcgattattattttgtaataattggatacaaaaataaaaaccgttaAAATCAGTTTCGGGCTGGTTGTGTGCTGTTTTTCTGGCACAATATCCGCGggcaattccaaatttttctcTCATAGTTTCATGTTTTTCTGTTGTGTTTGTCGGATATTGTGACCAACCCCAATCCCTTCCAACTCCCCATGTCTTGAAGTCGTGCAGAAAGTGTTAAATTGTGGATCTGTGACGTGCACAAAACGAAACGGTGAGAGTCTTATTTTGTGTTCATTATTGGCCTCAGCAACGCTCTGTATATTGTTTATGTCTAACACTGCGCAATGACATCCCGTAATAACCTCTTTGTGATGGGATAAGCCCtcaatttagatttttcttcacaagatttttgtatttttcctgAGCCTTCTCTCAttactgtatttttattttctagcATTTTTTTGCAGGCTTTAGCTCTACTCTATCGGTGCTTCTAACCACTCTCCTTATCGCACTTTGCGGTGACTATTTCTGATTCAATTCCACTGACGAATCAGAAGTTGTCAACGCACATGTTTGTTGGATTCCTCACAGAACTTGTGTGATCACTATTATGATTTAGAGGGCACTTATTACTCACCTTCCTAACAGATACACTTAACTAATACTCACATTTCAGTGTCATTTTGACCAGTTTTAAACGAAGCGTTATTTCTTCCTCATAGGGAGGACGATGTGGTCGTCAACCGAGCAGTTCTCCTCCCGAAGGCCATTGCCAAAGCTCCTGATGGCGAAGGTTGTCCCAAGTGTGGCGGTTTCGTGTATGCTGCTGAACAGATGCTTGCTAGGGGACGTGTAAGtagcaaatttcatttatcGACACTcacaattcaatttaaaaatcattttcccaattttgtCCTCGGaaaaatacagggtgccccATAGAAAGCTACCAAACTTGGTGGCGTAGTAACTCGGAAAGTAGAAACGATACTGAGGCTCGATTTAGCTAGAATCTCCTAGTAAAAGCCCTTTACATATACTTTGCATGATCGACCGTATTTAGGCCTGAATAGAGCTACAGCGCTAagctgaataaaaaaaaaatcgcattttacgaggaattttttttgacGTTTTAGAAATTTCTCGCTtctatttttgacaattttgacaGGGCTGGCATAAACTCTGTTTCCGCTGCGGAAACTGCGAACGCTGGTTGGATTCAACGTCACATTGTGACGGTCCCGATGGTTCCGTGTACTGCAACGGTACGCCCTTACACCGCAACTTTTTCGTGTATTTTTGGCATGAATTTACGTTTTTGTCCCGTGCACTTTTTGTGGCGTCTCAACTCATGTCCCACCCCTTCGAAGAGATCAGTCAATACGAGACACCCCAATAATGAAACACCCCCCCGGTCGTTGAATTAACCGAAACTGTTCCAAACGAGTTTTATAACAAAAGCACTTTACCGCACACATGCGGTAAGCGCTTTTGTTGGGTAGATAACCATTAACGTTTTACTTTAAGGCGTTCCACAAATCTTGCTTCAAATGCGGAGATTGCAACAAACGATTAGATTCAGTCAACGTTACCGAGGGTCCTGATAAGGACATCTATTGTAAAGGTATGATTTCCCAAATTTCTTCCCTGTTtcgtaatttgttttttaataaccaTTTATGTTGACGTGTAGTTTGTTATGGAAAGAAGTTTGGACCCAAGGGTTACGGATACGGTCAAGGTGGTGGTACTTTGCAAAGCGACACCCTCTCTGTCAGGTAACAAAACTATGCTCTAATGTGTTTCTGTTTGTCTTTTAACGCCCTCCATAATCCTCTAAAATTAGAATATTGGCTAAATTCCACAAATTAGGAGGATAAAACCTTCAGGGGTCAGATTTAAGGACCAATGACGTGAAAATGACGCTCAGATCGTACAGGGCAAATCGACTTTTGTTGCATCTCTTGACGTCATTCGTCAAATCTGAACCTCTGATGCCTCGTTAGAAAACTCCTTTTGGCCACTATTCCAATCCAGTACCGTGTTTTACAGTGCGCAGTGTTGCCAAACAAGCTTAATAAGTCCAAATATTTTACGTATAGCTTGCTATGCTCAGCGCTTTGGGCCTCGGGGTATTGGCCACGCAGGAGGGTTGTTCCTAGGGCTTATGTGCGATGCTTTGGATATCGAGTGGCAGAGGTATTCCACTTATTGATACGAACTCGTTAGCTAGCTGGCACGGTGTGTGTTTTCGCATGCAATTCAGAAATCCctgccaaattttgaaatttcactgGGGGGTTTAGCGGACAGGCGCCCAAGATCACTGTCGCCGACACGGCCGCCATCAAGGCCCCGCCGGGCCAAGGCTGCCCCCGTTGCGGAGGAGTGGTCTTCGCCGCCGAAGAGGTGTTGGCCAAAGGGCGGCAGTGGCATCGTAAGTGCTTCAAGTGCCGCGATTGCACCAAAACCCTGGATTCCATCATCGCTTGCGATGGGCCCGATAGTGATGTTTACTGCAAGACTTGCTATGGCAAGAAGTGGGGACCTCACGGTTATGGCTTCGCTTGCGGAAGCGGGTTTTTGCAAACTGATGGTCTAAGGTCAGACATTCTTCCCACATGATGTGGTCATTGTTTGCTAATGAGCCATTGCAGTGAGGAAGAGATTTCGAGAGGACGTCCCTTCTACAACCCAGACACCACCTCCATCAAGGCTCCTCCTGGTCAAGGGTGCCCTCGTTGTGGGGGCATGGTGTTTGCTGCTGAACAGCAATTGGCCAAGGGAACTGTgagtttttgataaaaattaccaTGAACTCAAATATCTTGGAAAGattaggaaaatatttataaatagtGAAGGAAGCATTCAAAATTGGCATCTCTAACCGTTTTCAATTTCCTACTCTCACcactaaaattttcattctctCTATCACTGTGccaattccaaaaaaaaaacatattcaaCGCCACCTACTCCGCATCATATatctgtttttgtttaatatattaaCACAGACGAAGATAAAAGCTATTGATAGGAGTATTGATCCTGCTACCTTAAGGAGCCAAGGAGGCTCTGAACACAGTTGATATATACGTCATATCTTCTGTCTTCATATAAGAGAGTGTAGCAGAAAAGAATGGTTAGTGCTGCATAGAGCCGACATTAGATGTGATTACACAA
The sequence above is drawn from the Euwallacea similis isolate ESF13 chromosome 22, ESF131.1, whole genome shotgun sequence genome and encodes:
- the LOC136416186 gene encoding muscle LIM protein Mlp84B-like isoform X4, whose translation is MPFKPVENPKCPKCGKSVYAAEERVAGGYKFHKSCFKCGLCGKFLDSTNVTEHEAELYCKNCHARKYGPKGYGFGGGAGCLSMDTGAQFQGEDDVVVNRAVLLPKAIAKAPDGEGCPKCGGFVYAAEQMLARGRAFHKSCFKCGDCNKRLDSVNVTEGPDKDIYCKVCYGKKFGPKGYGYGQGGGTLQSDTLSVSLLCSALWASGYWPRRRVVPRAYVRCFGYRVAERTGAQDHCRRHGRHQGPAGPRLPPLRRSGLRRRRGVGQRAAVAS
- the LOC136416186 gene encoding muscle LIM protein Mlp84B-like isoform X5, translating into MPFKPVENPKCPKCGKSVYAAEERVAGGYKFHKSCFKCGLCGKFLDSTNVTEHEAELYCKNCHARKYGPKGYGFGGGAGCLSMDTGAQFQGEDDVVVNRAVLLPKAIAKAPDGEGCPKCGGFVYAAEQMLARGRGWHKLCFRCGNCERWLDSTSHCDGPDGSVYCNADRRPRSLSPTRPPSRPRRAKAAPVAEEWSSPPKRCWPKGGSGIVSASSAAIAPKPWIPSSLAMGPIVMFTARLAMARSGDLTVMASLAEAGFCKLMV
- the LOC136416186 gene encoding muscle LIM protein Mlp84B-like isoform X3; translation: MDPKGTVSVVVLAASAWTLAPNFKGRTMWSSTEQFSSRRPLPKLLMAKVVPSVAVSCMLLNRCLLGDVAGINSVSAAETANAGWIQRHIVTVPMVPCTATAFHKSCFKCGDCNKRLDSVNVTEGPDKDIYCKVCYGKKFGPKGYGYGQGGGTLQSDTLSVSGQAPKITVADTAAIKAPPGQGCPRCGGVVFAAEEVLAKGRQWHRKCFKCRDCTKTLDSIIACDGPDSDVYCKTCYGKKWGPHGYGFACGSGFLQTDGLSEEEISRGRPFYNPDTTSIKAPPGQGCPRCGGMVFAAEQQLAKGTMWHKKCFNCAECHRPLDSTLACDGPDREVHCRACYAKLFGPKGFGFGHTPTLVCTDGSAPVIHDPRPNSGPRGAPGQGCKRCGYAVFAAEQMISKTGMYHKRCFSCADCGRSLDSTNQNDAPNGEIYCRGCYGRNFGPRGVGFGMGAGTLTMA
- the LOC136416186 gene encoding muscle LIM protein Mlp84B-like isoform X1; translated protein: MPFKPVENPKCPKCGKSVYAAEERVAGGYKFHKSCFKCGLCGKFLDSTNVTEHEAELYCKNCHARKYGPKGYGFGGGAGCLSMDTGAQFQGEDDVVVNRAVLLPKAIAKAPDGEGCPKCGGFVYAAEQMLARGRGWHKLCFRCGNCERWLDSTSHCDGPDGSVYCNACYAQRFGPRGIGHAGGLFLGLMCDALDIEWQSGQAPKITVADTAAIKAPPGQGCPRCGGVVFAAEEVLAKGRQWHRKCFKCRDCTKTLDSIIACDGPDSDVYCKTCYGKKWGPHGYGFACGSGFLQTDGLSEEEISRGRPFYNPDTTSIKAPPGQGCPRCGGMVFAAEQQLAKGTMWHKKCFNCAECHRPLDSTLACDGPDREVHCRACYAKLFGPKGFGFGHTPTLVCTDGSAPVIHDPRPNSGPRGAPGQGCKRCGYAVFAAEQMISKTGMYHKRCFSCADCGRSLDSTNQNDAPNGEIYCRGCYGRNFGPRGVGFGMGAGTLTMA
- the LOC136416186 gene encoding muscle LIM protein Mlp84B-like isoform X2; this translates as MPFKPVENPKCPKCGKSVYAAEERVAGGYKFHKSCFKCGLCGKFLDSTNVTEHEAELYCKNCHARKYGPKGYGFGGGAGCLSMDTGAQFQGEDDVVVNRAVLLPKAIAKAPDGEGCPKCGGFVYAAEQMLARGRAFHKSCFKCGDCNKRLDSVNVTEGPDKDIYCKVCYGKKFGPKGYGYGQGGGTLQSDTLSVSGQAPKITVADTAAIKAPPGQGCPRCGGVVFAAEEVLAKGRQWHRKCFKCRDCTKTLDSIIACDGPDSDVYCKTCYGKKWGPHGYGFACGSGFLQTDGLSEEEISRGRPFYNPDTTSIKAPPGQGCPRCGGMVFAAEQQLAKGTMWHKKCFNCAECHRPLDSTLACDGPDREVHCRACYAKLFGPKGFGFGHTPTLVCTDGSAPVIHDPRPNSGPRGAPGQGCKRCGYAVFAAEQMISKTGMYHKRCFSCADCGRSLDSTNQNDAPNGEIYCRGCYGRNFGPRGVGFGMGAGTLTMA